Proteins from a single region of Crassaminicella profunda:
- the aroF gene encoding 3-deoxy-7-phosphoheptulonate synthase, translating to MNKKVLTGESITISIKDLKIGSNYPPIFIAGPCSVESREQILKTALSLKEIGVHILRGGVFKPRTSPYDFQGLELEGLKYLREAGDAAKLPIITELMDEKNMDIVLEYADIIQIGSRNMYNYSLLKALGNINKPILLKRGMSATIKEWVMAAEYIAAYGNKNIILCERGIRTFENYTRNTLDLAAVPIMKKETGLPIIVDPSHGTGIRELINPMSKAALACGADGLMIEVHPNPEKALSDGHQSLTIEEYKKLFDEIK from the coding sequence ATGAATAAAAAAGTTTTAACAGGTGAATCAATCACCATTTCTATTAAAGATTTAAAAATCGGTAGCAATTATCCTCCTATTTTCATTGCAGGACCTTGTTCTGTAGAATCAAGAGAACAAATACTAAAAACAGCCCTAAGTCTAAAAGAAATAGGGGTTCATATCCTAAGAGGAGGAGTTTTCAAGCCTAGAACAAGTCCTTATGACTTTCAGGGACTGGAATTAGAAGGATTAAAATATTTAAGAGAAGCAGGAGATGCAGCAAAGCTTCCAATTATTACAGAACTCATGGACGAAAAAAACATGGATATTGTACTTGAATATGCTGATATCATTCAAATCGGTTCTAGAAATATGTACAATTACTCTCTATTAAAAGCTTTAGGGAATATTAATAAACCTATTCTTTTAAAAAGAGGTATGAGTGCTACTATCAAAGAATGGGTCATGGCAGCAGAGTATATTGCCGCCTATGGCAATAAAAATATTATCCTCTGCGAGCGAGGCATCAGAACCTTTGAAAACTATACAAGAAATACTTTAGATTTAGCTGCTGTTCCCATCATGAAAAAAGAAACAGGGCTCCCTATCATCGTAGACCCTAGTCATGGGACAGGCATTAGAGAATTAATAAATCCTATGTCAAAAGCAGCTCTAGCTTGTGGTGCAGATGGATTGATGATTGAAGTTCATCCAAATCCAGAAAAGGCTTTAAGTGATGGGCATCAATCCTTAACCATTGAGGAGTATAAAAAATTGTTTGATGAAATAAAGTAG
- a CDS encoding YgeY family selenium metabolism-linked hydrolase, producing the protein MNDSIVECFSQLRDDLIKFTQKLVRIESYTGKEQEATELVKAEMEKLGYDEVIVDNYGSVLGRVGSGDTKIIYDAHIDVVEAKDANEWKYGAFSGEIVDGAMYGRGTVDTKSSVCAMIYAGHAMKKLGLLEDKTVYISASVMEEDFDGELLFRVIEEQKLDLDYTIIGEPSNLQLAVGHRGRSMYTITTKGVSAHGSAPNNGVNAIYKMAKILSRVENQQKEFDKINGEKGSVVVSNIEARTASLNAVPDQCKIYLDRRLALGETEEMVAKEMDKIIEGTDATWEIYNAIGKSATGKDVVLRTFMPAWETAEDHQLTQAAIKSFNEVLEKKPEIFKWEFSTNGFATNGRFNVPTIGFGPGEMKYAHMKDEHCKVEDIVTAAKVYTALIKYL; encoded by the coding sequence ATGAATGATTCTATTGTTGAGTGTTTTAGTCAGTTAAGGGATGATCTTATTAAATTCACGCAAAAACTTGTAAGAATTGAAAGTTATACAGGTAAAGAACAAGAGGCAACTGAACTTGTTAAAGCGGAGATGGAAAAATTGGGATACGATGAAGTAATTGTAGATAATTACGGAAGTGTTCTTGGAAGAGTAGGTAGCGGGGATACAAAGATTATCTATGATGCTCATATAGATGTTGTTGAAGCTAAGGATGCTAATGAATGGAAATATGGTGCATTTAGTGGAGAGATTGTTGATGGAGCAATGTATGGTAGGGGTACTGTTGATACAAAGTCCTCTGTATGTGCTATGATTTATGCAGGACATGCAATGAAAAAGCTTGGGCTTTTAGAAGATAAAACAGTTTATATTTCTGCATCTGTTATGGAAGAGGATTTTGATGGAGAGTTGTTATTTAGGGTTATAGAAGAGCAGAAACTAGACCTTGATTATACAATCATAGGTGAGCCTAGTAATCTTCAATTAGCTGTTGGACATAGAGGAAGATCTATGTATACAATTACAACAAAAGGAGTATCAGCCCATGGTTCTGCTCCTAATAATGGTGTAAATGCAATATACAAAATGGCAAAAATCTTAAGTAGAGTTGAAAATCAGCAAAAGGAGTTTGACAAAATTAATGGAGAAAAGGGTTCGGTTGTAGTTTCTAATATAGAGGCTAGAACGGCTTCTTTAAATGCTGTTCCTGATCAGTGCAAAATCTATTTAGATAGAAGACTGGCTCTTGGGGAAACTGAAGAGATGGTTGCTAAAGAAATGGACAAAATTATAGAAGGTACAGATGCTACTTGGGAAATCTATAATGCAATAGGAAAAAGTGCTACAGGTAAAGACGTTGTTCTAAGAACATTTATGCCTGCTTGGGAAACAGCTGAAGATCATCAATTAACTCAAGCAGCAATAAAAAGTTTTAATGAAGTTTTAGAGAAAAAACCAGAAATATTTAAATGGGAGTTTAGCACAAATGGTTTTGCTACAAACGGTAGATTTAATGTTCCTACTATTGGATTTGGACCGGGTGAAATGAAATATGCACATATGAAAGATGAGCATTGTAAAGTTGAAGATATTGTTACAGCGGCTAAAGTATATACTGCATTAATTAAGTATTTATAA
- a CDS encoding diaminopropionate ammonia-lyase, translating to MEIVNVNSDIKAILKTPQKILVDPLFNNDVISKVRNFHRSMEQYRATPLVELKCMALELGVKNIYVKDESYRFGLKAFKVMGGIYGLANVLADYLGLNVEDVNFDYFKKPQISEKLKDITIISATDGNHGRGLAWAGAQLGCKVVIYMPKGSTQKRAEAIQSLGAEVHITEYNYDDTLRVVIEKAKETEGSLHVQDTAWEGYTEIPNWITQGYMTIADEALTQLSYQGVQRPTHIFLQAGAGSFAMGIAGYFATIFGENCPKIIIVEPENASCYYASIMGGKEEPVRVVGDLDTIMAGLSVGEVSIEAWKRIPQIACGYISCKDFMSSKGTRLLAVPVGDDPKVVSGESGSVCMGVLHYIMNNDSCQELREKIDLGSNSNILLFSTEGDTDPDLYKQIVYNGYCKSK from the coding sequence ATGGAAATCGTTAATGTTAACAGTGATATTAAGGCTATATTAAAAACACCACAAAAAATATTGGTAGATCCACTCTTTAATAATGATGTAATTTCAAAGGTTAGAAATTTTCACCGTTCTATGGAACAATATAGAGCGACTCCTCTTGTAGAGTTAAAATGCATGGCATTAGAATTAGGGGTAAAAAACATATATGTTAAAGATGAATCCTATAGATTTGGATTAAAAGCTTTTAAAGTTATGGGCGGTATTTATGGTCTTGCAAATGTATTAGCCGATTATTTAGGTTTAAATGTAGAGGACGTTAATTTTGACTATTTTAAAAAGCCTCAAATTTCTGAGAAGCTAAAGGATATTACAATAATTTCTGCAACTGATGGAAATCATGGCAGGGGTCTTGCGTGGGCGGGAGCACAGCTAGGTTGTAAAGTTGTGATATATATGCCAAAGGGATCAACTCAAAAAAGAGCTGAAGCAATTCAAAGCTTAGGGGCAGAGGTTCATATAACGGAGTATAACTATGATGATACATTAAGGGTTGTTATAGAAAAGGCAAAGGAAACAGAGGGAAGTCTACATGTTCAAGATACCGCTTGGGAAGGTTATACTGAAATACCTAATTGGATTACTCAGGGCTATATGACTATTGCTGATGAAGCTTTAACACAGCTTAGTTATCAAGGGGTACAAAGACCAACTCATATTTTTCTTCAAGCAGGGGCAGGTTCATTTGCAATGGGTATTGCAGGATATTTTGCTACTATATTTGGAGAAAATTGCCCTAAAATAATTATAGTAGAGCCTGAAAATGCCAGTTGTTACTATGCTTCTATAATGGGAGGAAAAGAAGAACCTGTTAGGGTTGTTGGTGATTTAGATACAATTATGGCGGGACTTTCCGTTGGAGAAGTTAGTATAGAGGCCTGGAAGCGTATTCCACAAATTGCTTGTGGATATATTTCTTGTAAAGATTTTATGTCTTCTAAGGGAACAAGACTTCTAGCTGTACCAGTTGGTGATGATCCTAAAGTTGTTTCTGGGGAATCTGGATCTGTGTGTATGGGTGTTTTACACTATATTATGAATAATGATAGCTGTCAAGAATTAAGAGAAAAAATTGATTTAGGCTCTAACTCTAATATTCTTCTTTTTAGCACAGAAGGAGATACAGATCCTGACTTATATAAACAAATTGTATATAACGGTTATTGTAAATCGAAATAA
- a CDS encoding YfcC family protein, with protein sequence MKNETTVKEQGKKKFEMPHIFIILFTFLAVMAVLTYVIPAGEYDRIAGPSGRMMIDPNSYHVIDSNPINLLQFFVAIPKGFVEAAWVIVLTFCVGGGFVVVKKTGIIEVTVQNLAHKLADKGIIIIPVLMCTFAIIDAFIGMPELCMVYVPIIVPLALALGFDSITAAAIALCGSAAGFTAALTNPFTVGIGQKIAGLPLYSGVKYRIVVLVVMLTIGILFVLRYARKVKANPTLSSMYQEDLIKKEQLKKDGNVVRKATTRQKLGGLSAGLLFIVLVFGVFKFKWDMPEIGAMFIVIGAVSGMVSGLKGKEICDAFIEGCHDVLVGALIVGLARGITVIMDQGMIIDTIIHGLSAGVKGLPSAITSVGMLVVQTLFNFLMPSGSGQTLITMPIMAPLADIVGVTRQTAVLALQIGDGFSNVFYPTSGYFMASLALAGVAWQKWAKFMLPLFLIWSAAGAAFLIIAQAIKWGPF encoded by the coding sequence ATGAAAAACGAAACTACAGTAAAAGAGCAAGGGAAAAAAAAGTTTGAGATGCCTCATATTTTTATTATACTTTTCACTTTTTTAGCGGTTATGGCAGTATTAACATATGTTATTCCAGCAGGGGAGTATGATAGAATTGCTGGACCAAGTGGTAGAATGATGATTGATCCAAATTCTTATCATGTAATTGATAGTAATCCAATAAATTTATTACAATTCTTTGTAGCAATTCCGAAGGGCTTTGTTGAAGCTGCATGGGTTATTGTTTTGACATTTTGTGTTGGTGGAGGATTTGTAGTAGTTAAGAAGACGGGAATTATTGAAGTAACAGTACAGAATTTAGCACATAAACTTGCTGACAAAGGTATTATTATTATTCCTGTATTGATGTGTACTTTTGCAATAATTGATGCATTTATAGGGATGCCGGAACTCTGTATGGTCTATGTTCCAATAATTGTACCATTAGCATTGGCACTTGGATTTGATTCTATTACAGCAGCTGCAATTGCTTTATGTGGTTCAGCAGCTGGATTTACAGCAGCTTTAACTAATCCTTTTACTGTAGGAATTGGTCAAAAAATAGCTGGATTACCTTTATATTCAGGTGTTAAGTATAGAATAGTAGTATTAGTAGTAATGTTAACAATAGGTATTTTATTTGTTTTGAGATATGCAAGAAAGGTAAAAGCGAATCCTACATTAAGTTCTATGTACCAAGAGGACTTGATTAAAAAAGAGCAATTAAAAAAAGATGGTAATGTTGTGAGAAAAGCAACAACAAGACAAAAGCTAGGGGGGTTATCAGCAGGATTACTTTTTATAGTATTAGTCTTTGGAGTATTTAAGTTTAAATGGGATATGCCTGAAATAGGAGCAATGTTTATTGTAATAGGAGCAGTATCTGGTATGGTTAGTGGCTTAAAGGGTAAAGAAATATGTGATGCATTTATTGAAGGGTGTCATGATGTATTAGTGGGTGCATTGATAGTAGGTTTGGCAAGAGGAATAACGGTTATTATGGATCAAGGTATGATAATTGATACGATAATTCATGGTTTATCAGCAGGCGTAAAAGGATTACCAAGTGCTATTACTTCTGTAGGTATGTTGGTTGTGCAAACGTTATTCAACTTTTTAATGCCATCTGGAAGTGGACAAACATTGATAACTATGCCTATTATGGCTCCTTTAGCTGATATTGTTGGAGTAACAAGACAGACAGCAGTTTTAGCATTGCAAATTGGAGATGGCTTTTCAAATGTCTTTTATCCAACTTCAGGGTATTTTATGGCAAGTTTAGCTCTTGCAGGAGTTGCATGGCAAAAGTGGGCAAAATTTATGCTACCATTATTTTTAATTTGGTCAGCGGCTGGTGCAGCTTTCCTAATTATTGCGCAAGCAATAAAATGGGGACCATTTTAA
- the dpaL gene encoding diaminopropionate ammonia-lyase, protein MNKLKKIEYVVNEDSRNLKKEKASVDFISQEVIKKVRAFHKSFPQYKVTPLHKLDKLACELKVGNIWVKDESYRFGLNAFKVLGGAYAVGKYLSNRLNIPIEELSFEKLCSDEIKKKLGTITFITATDGNHGRGIAWAANKLGQKSVVYMPKGSSLTRLNNIRKEGAEASITDLNYDDAVRLANKEAEENGWIMIQDTAWEGYEDIPTWIMQGYATIIDEAIEQMEGEKPTHVFLQAGVGSFAGAIQGYLAALYEEDRPKVVIVEPEEAACIYKSASAKDGKAHAVIGDMPTIMAGLACGEPNIIGWNVLRDYSDMYLSCPDYVSARGMRVLGNPLIGDPQVISGESGAVGVGVLSLILEREEYKGITENLDLNSNSKILFISTEGDTDPQHYRDIVWDGKNKSL, encoded by the coding sequence ATGAACAAGTTAAAAAAGATTGAATATGTTGTAAATGAAGATTCAAGAAACTTAAAAAAAGAAAAAGCTTCTGTAGATTTTATTTCACAAGAAGTAATAAAAAAGGTAAGAGCTTTTCATAAAAGTTTTCCTCAGTATAAAGTTACGCCATTGCATAAGCTTGATAAATTAGCGTGTGAGTTAAAGGTAGGTAATATTTGGGTTAAGGATGAGTCTTACAGATTTGGATTGAATGCATTCAAAGTTTTAGGTGGGGCTTATGCTGTGGGTAAATATTTGAGTAATAGATTAAATATTCCTATTGAAGAATTATCTTTTGAAAAATTATGTAGTGATGAAATAAAGAAGAAATTAGGAACGATAACATTTATCACAGCAACAGATGGTAATCATGGACGAGGGATAGCTTGGGCGGCAAATAAACTTGGACAGAAGTCAGTAGTATATATGCCAAAAGGGTCTTCATTGACAAGATTGAACAATATTAGAAAAGAGGGAGCAGAAGCTTCAATTACTGATTTAAATTATGATGATGCTGTAAGATTAGCAAATAAAGAAGCTGAAGAAAATGGATGGATAATGATTCAAGATACAGCATGGGAAGGATATGAAGATATTCCAACATGGATCATGCAGGGATATGCAACAATAATAGATGAAGCAATAGAGCAAATGGAAGGTGAGAAACCGACACATGTATTTTTACAAGCAGGGGTTGGTTCATTTGCAGGAGCTATTCAAGGATATTTAGCTGCTTTGTATGAAGAAGATAGACCTAAGGTAGTAATAGTTGAACCTGAAGAGGCTGCTTGCATTTATAAGTCTGCTAGTGCAAAAGATGGTAAAGCCCATGCTGTAATAGGAGATATGCCAACAATTATGGCAGGACTTGCATGTGGAGAGCCAAATATAATTGGATGGAATGTATTAAGAGATTATTCAGATATGTATTTATCTTGTCCTGATTATGTATCAGCAAGAGGTATGAGAGTATTAGGTAATCCATTAATAGGTGATCCACAAGTAATATCAGGTGAATCAGGAGCAGTTGGAGTAGGTGTTTTAAGTCTGATATTAGAGAGGGAAGAATATAAAGGAATTACCGAAAACTTGGATTTAAATAGCAATTCAAAAATATTGTTTATTAGTACTGAAGGTGATACAGATCCTCAACATTATAGAGATATAGTGTGGGATGGAAAAAATAAATCTCTTTAA
- a CDS encoding RidA family protein — MSKEMIATTKAPAAIGPYSQGVKAGGMLFISGQLPINPETGEMPEKVADQTKQSLENAKNILMEAGLSMDAVVKTTVFLKDLNNFTAMNEVYGQYFQNGYPARSAVQVARLPKDAEVEIEVIAEI, encoded by the coding sequence ATGTCAAAAGAAATGATTGCAACTACAAAAGCACCAGCAGCCATAGGACCATATTCACAAGGAGTAAAAGCAGGAGGTATGTTATTTATTTCAGGACAATTACCAATTAATCCAGAAACAGGAGAGATGCCAGAAAAAGTAGCAGATCAAACAAAACAATCTTTAGAAAATGCAAAGAATATTCTTATGGAAGCAGGATTATCTATGGATGCTGTTGTAAAAACTACAGTATTTTTAAAAGACTTAAATAATTTTACAGCTATGAATGAAGTATATGGTCAGTATTTCCAAAATGGTTATCCAGCAAGAAGTGCTGTACAAGTAGCAAGATTACCAAAAGATGCAGAAGTAGAAATCGAAGTAATTGCAGAAATATAA
- a CDS encoding sigma-54-dependent Fis family transcriptional regulator: METILKKIQDTVIKYANVISEILKVDIEIVDQNLIRIAGTGEYEKGINQSLEDEYVYKEVLQSGKHQIIREPGKNSICQKCPKRFTCIEKFEACTPIKMEDEVIGVIGLICFHEEQREFLLSNFDTYFSFLEQIADFISAKAYEKKEIENTETMIGVLNSIMENLEEAIIVLDNNDCISHTNKNAKNILEIHDEFHHKVILIPTGNYILEQQEYELIFKGKIYNLVGSIHEIHMKKNEYDRMFIFNEARVIKSKILDMTNLNHNLSLNKILGESSKLVNLKRRVLQIAKASSTVLITGESGTGKEMFARAIHNESNRKEEAFVPINCGAIPDTLLESELFGYVKGAFTGANTNGKIGKFEFANKGTIFLDEIGDMPIYMQVKLLRVLQEKEIMKIGSNKAIEIDVRVIAATNKNIEEMIKDGSFREDLYYRLNVIPIEIPPLRERIEDIKVITYYFANKYAKLFQKKFIGIDRSVWTFMLSYSWPGNVRELENAIEFMINMMDASGIIIPEILPRKLTTIDEGDQKQNKAEIFDLDQIEKDTIKRALKMYGSTTECKQIVAQKLGIGIATLYRKISKYNL; this comes from the coding sequence ATGGAAACCATACTCAAAAAAATTCAAGATACAGTTATAAAGTATGCCAATGTAATTTCAGAAATTTTAAAAGTAGACATTGAAATAGTGGATCAAAATTTAATTAGAATTGCTGGAACTGGAGAATATGAAAAGGGCATCAACCAAAGTTTAGAGGATGAGTATGTTTATAAAGAGGTATTACAAAGTGGAAAACATCAAATTATTAGAGAACCCGGGAAAAATAGTATATGTCAAAAATGTCCTAAGCGTTTTACTTGTATTGAAAAGTTTGAAGCCTGTACACCTATAAAAATGGAAGATGAGGTTATTGGTGTCATAGGACTTATTTGTTTTCATGAGGAACAAAGGGAATTTTTATTATCAAATTTTGATACATATTTTTCTTTTTTAGAACAGATCGCGGATTTTATTAGTGCAAAAGCTTATGAAAAAAAAGAAATAGAAAATACAGAAACAATGATTGGTGTTTTAAATTCAATTATGGAGAATCTAGAAGAGGCGATTATTGTTTTGGATAATAATGATTGTATTTCACATACCAATAAAAATGCAAAAAATATTTTAGAGATTCATGATGAATTTCATCATAAAGTTATATTGATTCCAACAGGGAATTATATTTTAGAGCAACAGGAATATGAGTTGATTTTTAAGGGGAAGATTTATAATTTAGTAGGAAGTATACATGAGATTCATATGAAAAAAAATGAATATGATCGGATGTTTATTTTTAATGAAGCAAGAGTTATAAAGAGTAAAATTCTTGATATGACCAATCTCAATCACAATTTATCATTGAATAAGATTTTGGGAGAATCTTCGAAATTAGTTAATTTGAAAAGGAGGGTTTTACAAATTGCAAAAGCTTCATCTACTGTTTTGATTACTGGAGAGAGTGGAACTGGAAAAGAAATGTTTGCAAGAGCCATTCATAATGAGAGTAATAGAAAAGAGGAAGCGTTTGTTCCTATTAACTGTGGTGCCATACCTGATACGCTTCTTGAGAGTGAATTATTTGGTTATGTAAAAGGAGCTTTTACAGGAGCTAACACAAATGGAAAGATAGGTAAATTTGAATTTGCCAATAAAGGAACGATTTTTTTAGATGAAATAGGAGATATGCCTATTTATATGCAGGTGAAACTTTTAAGGGTTCTTCAAGAAAAAGAGATTATGAAAATTGGTTCTAATAAAGCAATTGAGATAGATGTGAGAGTAATTGCAGCTACCAATAAAAATATTGAAGAGATGATTAAAGATGGATCTTTCAGAGAAGATTTATATTATCGATTAAATGTAATTCCTATAGAAATTCCTCCTTTAAGGGAGCGTATTGAGGATATCAAAGTTATTACGTATTATTTTGCTAATAAATATGCAAAACTTTTTCAAAAAAAGTTCATAGGAATTGATCGTTCTGTATGGACATTTATGCTTTCTTATAGTTGGCCAGGAAATGTACGAGAGCTAGAAAATGCAATAGAATTTATGATTAATATGATGGATGCATCAGGAATTATTATTCCAGAAATACTACCTAGAAAATTAACTACAATAGATGAAGGGGATCAAAAACAAAATAAGGCTGAAATCTTTGATCTTGACCAAATAGAAAAGGATACAATAAAAAGGGCACTAAAAATGTATGGATCAACAACAGAATGTAAGCAAATTGTAGCACAAAAACTAGGGATAGGGATTGCTACATTGTATAGAAAAATCTCTAAATATAATTTATAA
- a CDS encoding DUF2284 domain-containing protein, producing MDKLKQLKAYIDNQDIYLMKEIPPEELPISKEVRDTCMKNKCGQYNNNFMCPPYVGTLEEFEDKVKEYTKGFLVLVKDKIDDPSDHNAFYVSADQLHGIMLDIESYGKKLGFDQSFAFIGGHCRLCKICAVRLGKEKCIDSKRARPSLEAVGVDVIDTCSKVGIHIAFKKDEVTWVGCLLI from the coding sequence TTGGATAAACTAAAACAGTTAAAGGCATATATTGATAATCAAGACATCTATTTGATGAAAGAAATACCTCCAGAAGAATTACCTATATCCAAAGAAGTAAGGGATACATGCATGAAAAATAAATGTGGGCAGTATAATAATAATTTCATGTGTCCACCTTATGTGGGAACGCTAGAAGAATTTGAAGATAAGGTGAAAGAATATACAAAAGGATTTTTAGTTTTGGTGAAAGACAAGATAGATGATCCATCTGATCATAATGCTTTTTATGTATCCGCAGATCAACTACATGGAATTATGCTGGATATTGAAAGCTATGGAAAGAAATTAGGATTTGATCAATCTTTTGCTTTTATAGGAGGACATTGTAGACTTTGTAAAATATGTGCTGTTAGGCTAGGGAAGGAAAAATGTATAGATTCTAAAAGGGCTAGACCTTCATTAGAAGCAGTTGGGGTAGATGTAATTGACACATGTAGTAAAGTAGGAATTCATATAGCATTTAAAAAAGATGAGGTTACATGGGTTGGGTGTTTGTTGATATAA